In the Uranotaenia lowii strain MFRU-FL chromosome 1, ASM2978415v1, whole genome shotgun sequence genome, gtggaaccgagccttaTGGTTTTGGTACAAATATATAAATTCTACAAAAgaaatttcccgctgaacaacAACTTTTGTCCAACTAGAtatgaagttacggtcttgaatttggattattttcccaaaattttaaaagcttcaaTGATATCTTTTAAATTGATTAACACATAAGCCATTGGAAGCAAACATTTCTTATTGAATGGTCTTAAAGTATTATGTACAACAAAGAATTAAGTAATCAGCCATTCAGAACACATACACAACCGCGTTACGTCATTTGAGTACAGCCCCTAAGATTAATCAGACCATTAATTACTTTAAGCGGTCTCACTGAATTCATTGAATCACAAATCTCAACCCGCTCTAAACAGCTGATATGCTGCTGCACGTATCGGATTGCAATATCGCCGTTAATTATGGGGCTTGGGTTCAACAAAAGTGAAAGGTTGCTGGCTGTTAAAGTTCGATCTGTCTATCTCTCTGTACCACGAATGTCACCGGAGGTCAACGCCGAAACTCACGTGAAGTACACCTGTCCCTGGCGATCCTTGGGGGCACTCCAGATAAACGCGGCCCGCTCCTTGTCCTTGTTGTCGGCGTGCGTTATCGAGGAACATTCCGGAATGGTTTTGGTGTTGGCCGATTCGACCCAATCGCCGATCCACTCGTTGGTCTGGGCATCGCGAGCCTGCAGGAAGAAGCCCCGGAACACATCGTGGCCGGATATGTCCACCTGGATCTGGGTGCCTGGTCCGTACTGGTTGCCACTGGCTGTGAACCGGAACGGCGACGTTTGTGGATCCTGGGAACGTGCTGCGCCATGATTGGGCTGATTGAAACGTGTCTTGACGCACGTGTCAGGTGGAGCTCCGTCCGGGAATCCGGACCCAACCGTGACCAGCACGGCCACAACAATTCCGAAGGTCAACATGATGTGATTCATCCTTCCAGATAGCACCAAAAAATTCCTTCTCAATCAGAAAACGGCTAAACGAAAATCACTAAACACACCACCGAAAGAGAACTGAACGATCCGTGCGCGCGTAGACTAAACGGCCAAAATTGGCCATACCGGAGGGCTTTATATCCTTCATCTGCGTGAACGGTTTTTCGTTATTGAATCTGAAGAACTGTTCGGCTCGGATGGGGAGTGGGGAGAACATTTGGATTCGGAACGACTCATAACTCATATAGACACAGCCGGGCACCTAGAAGTTCTTGGCCATCGCAAAACGAGTGAGTGGGGCTCGATGGTTTGTAGAAATTAACAGCTGATCGTGTTGACGAACGATGGACGACGAGTGTCACTTGTGTTATAATAGCCGTTTAAAACGAGCATAGTTAAAATGTAATACAGAAAAAAACTGGCCTCAGCTTTTGGATTAAGGAAAAAGGCTTACAATTTGAAACCATCATTTGTCCAAAACtcttcaatcaaaatatttcactATCATTGTTTTATTTGCATCTTGAGACTGATATCAAATAATTCCTTCCTAAAAACCACCTCAATGTTCAACGAACATCCAAACGGAATTTTATTGATCTATCGATATTAGGGTGGCAgtcaaatgggtcatgtcgagTTTCGCAAACCGATCATATAcgttttgtagattggcccaaaaaactgacctgtgcaaaattcagctcaatcggttttttgaccctcaaaatTTCGGGTTTtcgaccctcaaaaatcaccggGTGGACAATCGGAAAAAATCgatgtttttgtcaaaaattgactccaaaattttaaaaaatcgcgTAAAGGGGGGCACCAAAGGAAATCAGGAGaatcgaaattttagttttgatgccaaattactTATgattaatttatgatttttttattttttttttatatttttttttagttttttttgtttttaatttttttttacttttttattctttatttatttatttatttttgtttactttttttatattgtttttaaattgtttcattttttttactttttacttttttttattttctttttttttttgtcattttatttgtcATTTGAGTGACGAAAGCACATAATTAAAATatgtaataataaaaaagattgATATGTAATAACTGAAAGATCCAGCTCACATGTTTTCGCTGTTTGAGATCATTTTCGATCAACTTCTGTACACAGATAATACCTAGAAGCAAATCAACAATACGATAGTGAATTGCTCTATTCTAGGATCGAACCGGTTCGAGCAACATTATCAGGTTACTCTTCCCGCTCGCCTTTTCCATTAGGCCAGGTCATCCGAAACCGATTAGATAATGCCGGACGATGACGACGAGTCAAAAACAACAAGCCGTTAACAATTTCGCCCGTCAACAACAATCGCAGACAGAAGACAATGACCGTTACCGGCATCCTTCTTTCTATTGAAGTAGGCGTAGGACTGTTTGTTGAGTCACGTGGTAGATTGGAGGAAGGCCAAGAATGCAACTACTGAAGATGCTTTACGAGCGACACGGAAAGAAGGGACAACTGGCTGTAGGCAATCGGTCGCCCACTGATTACGGACTGGATTGCAAGTTGCAATTTTTGCATTACACGATCTCCACTATCTACTTAGGTACAATGTCTGTCCCGAAGGTTTACCAACACAGGTCGGCGGGACCCGGCTGGCGACTATAGCGTACTTACTTGAAGTGCACAGTGCATTACGTACGGGCGGACTAATTCATTCATTGAGTGCCATTCATAGACGGAGCTTTGCCGGAGAAGGTTGTTGATCGTCGGATCGCGCATTTCCTTCGCTACTCGTCCTCTCGTTAACCGGTTGGCAACATCgttttttgcaaatcaagtTCAACTATAAGTGATTAGCGAGTTAATCTTTACGCAGTCAGTGCGCTAGAGAAAGTGTTAAGAATGGTTATCAATTTTGGAGCAGGGCCGGCAAAGTTGCCTCGGGATGTTCTATTGGAGGTTCAGAAAGAGCTGGTCGATTATGGGAACAGTGGAATGAGTGTTATGGAAATGTCCCACCGAGGAAAAACCTACATGAAACTTCACCAAGATACGGTCGACCTGGCGCGAAAAATTCTGTAGGTTATTTCTTCGTCTAATGAAGAACATGATCTTAACCAGTTTTTTTAACTCTCCATTCCTCAAACAGCCAGGTCCCGGACAATTACGAGGTCCTGTTGATGCAGGGTGGTGGAACCGGTCTCTTTGCGGCCGTTGCCATGAACCTGATCAACCGGTCTGGCTCGGCAGACTATCTGGTAACGGGATCATGGTCTGCGAAGGCCGCCAAGGAGGCCGAAAAGTACGGAAAAGTTAACCGAGTGGTTCCCAAGCCGGAAAAATACGTCCGGGTACCGGCCGCCCAACAGTGGAAGCTGGACCCAAATGCCTCCTATCTGTACTACTGTGACAACGAAACCATCGAAGGGGTGGAATTCGATTTCGTGCCGGAAACTAACGGAGTGCCCCTGGTGGTGGACATGTCCTCCAACATCATGTCCCGACCGGTGGACatcaaaaaggtaacttctcaAAGGTCAAAGTAAttcaaattgatgtttttttttatttcttgaatattttggtTGAGTTATATATTTCGATTTCTAGCTTTCCGAGTTCTGAAtcctaaatttcaattttgaattgtaaAAGCAGAATTCTGATTTCTGTACCTGAAAGTCTTTccaaattataaattcttaaatgtTAGTTTCTAATAGCGATTTTGTCGaacgcgatgataacaaactgagaaggcaATCCATCGATAGATCCGTTCTGAGTCTAAGGGAGCttttctgagcgatcacatacttattacagtgagcgaaataagaacaGTACAACTATGTGTCTTGCTTGTTACAATATGAATATtataaatcaccaaaattttcttctacaatttgttttgaattatttcccTAGGTCCGCGAGTTGTaccagttgtaccggataagtttttcaatagcgattcgccaactgcaacgttgataaagtcgcgaatgctctaaagatgaaaaaacgactataatcgaaacaaaacaaaaattcactaggtcactaaaagtgaatttcaaggtcactaaaagtgaatttcttggaccgataatgtACTGTAAGTTTCCACTTAGTCATGAGACGAATCACGCTTAGCTTACTGATATTTGGTACTAAATTCAACTTATCggtgctgaacaaaaatttggtatgtgatgaaaatgattctaaataaaattctactcgctcgttttcaccatcttttatttttttacgaatttttattcgtatataaaattttataatttggaaatgttcttactaaaaaggacatcactttaccgataaggccgataaactaaTTAACAAACAGAACTCACGGTAAAATTTTTCTCTTGAAATTTGGAACAACCAAAAAGTGCTTAACTTCAACGTAGTATTTTTGGGGTGGGATTACAAAAGAAGATATTTGCTCCGGCCTTATTGGGCttgatatttagaaaaaaaaaacgcggcaCAGTAAACTTTGTAAAGTGAAAGCGTGAAATAAAccctttttatttaataataaatcatcaaataatgaaaaatttaacgttcaatttctaaaaaaaaaatctgactttcaaTGCCCTCTAAATTACTTAATTAAAACTCTTTTCAATTATCTCTCTTTACAGTTTGGGGTCATCTTTGCCTGTGCCCAGAAGAATATCGGTCCATCTGGAATCACGTTGGTCATTGTTCGAAAAGATCTCATTAGCACCGAGTATCGACTGCCGATGACCCCAACCATCCTGGATTTCTCGATCCTCGCCAAGGACAACTCCATCAACAATACTCCGCCAACTTttgtgtaagttttttttaattcgttaaCATACGCTCTGAAATCAATCATTCCTGTTAACAGAATCTACGTGATGGGTCGGGTGTTTGCCTGGATCGAACGACAGGGTGGGTTGCAGAAAATGTACCAAGATTCTTTGACTAAATCGAGCCTGATCTACGATGTGATCGCATCGTCTAAAAACTTTTACTACTGTCCCGTGGAAAGCAACGTACGCAGCCGCATGAATATTCCGTTTCGTGTCGGTGGACCGACCGGAAGCGATGCCCTCGAGCAGGAGTTTCTCAAAGGAGCTGAGGCCCTAGGAATGCAACAGCTCAAGGGACACCGATCGGTGGGGGGCATTAGAGCTTCCCTCTACAATGCCGTTACAATcgaagaaaccaaagctctgCAAAAGTATATGTTAGAGTTTTTGACAAGAAATTCATAAATGAAGAGAATCATGCATCCATTATATTTTAAGTGAAATCGTAATCAAACTATATTTTCTTTCTTGAAAATGTCATCCAAAATGTCCTCGAGCGATTTGTTGGTTCCTTTCAAATTATCACACACCTTTTTGGCCCAGACAAAATATTCTTGGCAACGTTCCTCGGTCCAACCCTCCGGACGACTTCGCTGCAGGTCCCTGagattgtaaattttatcagcCAGTTTGACCAACTTGGCCTGCGGACTAATGGTTTTCGCATGTTCTATCTGCAGTCNNNNNNNNNNNNNNNNNNNNNNNNNNNNNNNNNNNNNNNNNNNNNNNNNNNNNNNNNNNNNNNNNNNNNNNNNNNNNNNNNNNNNNNNNNNNNNNNNNNNNNNNNNNNNNNNNNNNNNNNNNNNNNNNNNNNNNNNNNNNNNNNNNNNNNNNNNNNNNNNNNNNNNNNNNNNNNNNNNNNNNNNNNNNNNNNNNNNNNNNNNNNNNNNNNNNNNNNNNNNNNNNNNNNNNNNNNNNNNNNNNNNNNNNNNNNNNNNNNNNNNNNNNNNNNNNNNNNNNNNNNNNNNNNNNNNNNNNNNNNNNNNNNNNNNNNNNNNNNNNNNNNNNNNNNNNNNNNNNNNNNNNNNNNNNNNNNNNNNNNNNNNNNNNNNNNNNNNNNNNNNNNNNNNNNNNNNNNNNNNNNNNNNNNNNNNNNNNNNNNNNNNNNNNNNNNNNNNNNNNNNNNNNNNNNNNNNNNNNNNNNNNNNNNNNNNNNNNNNNNNNNNNNNNNNNNNNNNNNNNAGGAATGCCACTGTCCTGAACGTCTTACGTGTCGCTCTGTCTTAGTTTAATCCGTTTATcatttgtttgtctgtttgtttttcttcgagCAGGAATGATACATTCCTTCTATCATTTTCTCCTATTGCTGTGTATATTTACATTGAGCGCAAATCTTAcgaatcaaaccatttttttccaatcacATATATTTTTGGTGCTTTTATAGCAAGCCTGCCGAAAACATCGCGCCACCAAGCGATGTAATTGCGTTCGCTCTCCGACCGAATAGCTCTTAGAGATGGACACGGtaaatgatcaaaaaaataCGATTGCAACTTGTTTTCCTTTAGTCAAATAGTTTCTAcatatgtacaaaaaaaaaactctcggtCTTCTGTTGCACCCATTCCAAGTAATTGGAGAAAAACTGAATCTGGTTGAACTACTATGTAGGTTTGCTGTGTTGTTCCCTTTCTAATCGAACCCTTTACTTTGCTCTAGATTAAATACTATTATAAACCATAAACAATTGTAGACACGTTTTCCCGTTGAATGGTTCTTCCACTCATCTGTTAAGTTGTGTCAGTTTAAGCTAACTTTTCTAAACTTCCATTCCATTTTGTATGTTTTCTTGCTCTCTTTCTCTTCAAAATACCTTTTATGCATCGATTTCTCCCCATAAAATGTATGGCGACCGTCGTAAAATTGCTGAACATAATTTGCCAAGTAGGTTCCCGCCGAGGTTCCCGTGGAAGTAGTAATGCCTCGGCCACTTCAACTCGCTCCAATCGCAGCCAGCACGCCAAGGACAACGGTGCAGCAGCCGGACATGGACATGGAGCTCACCAGAACGAGAACGTCACCGTAGAGATTTCCGAGATCCGAACCTAGATTCCAGTAACCGTTTCTCGCAGCATAACCGTGActaatgaatgaaaaataattgaaattttaagaaaaacaaatcttCTACAAGAAAAGGCAGTTGATTGCCCGATGTTAATAATAATGGAAAGAACTTTGATGTACCGATACAGCGGCAAAAGATAAATACATTAATGAAGTACTAGATCTCTCTTTCATCCAACGACTTGCTAGGGACCATTTAAGCATGAACTGTGTGTGTAATACgactttaagaaaatttattctagGAATTAACATCTGTAGGCcaagaaaacaatttgaaagaaACGCAGTCCTAGGCACCGTCATTTTTAGGAACACTATTTGAAATATaggaaaaactaaacaaaaatgtGAATCAAACTTCTCAAGTGATCTTTTTACTGAACTATAACgaacaaaatcaaattcttaCAGCGTTGCTTACCAGGAGGGCTGAAGGTGATGGGTGAGAGTGCCCTCCTCCTAAAAGAGAGAACCTTTTCCATGAAACTCAAAGGAACAAACCAAATACTTAGAACACGCGCGCATTCTAACGTCTATCCCATTGTGTGTGGAATAGAATCGGTCATAGAACATATAGAGATCAACAAATTTAACCAATTACACAAGATATATCGTAGCTGTTTCTAGTGACATTTCCTTAGCATCTTCCAAGAATTCAGATAAGAATAACTTTATAGGAACAACCGAACAAGAGAAAAAGCTTTCCTTATAATACTGTGGAATCAATTTCCCCAAACATAAATCCTACATTGAAGATAGAAAACGACCCAGGTGTGGTGCTAGAAGCAAAGCGTCGAAAAGCGCAAAGAATCATCGTCATATCGTAGCAATGTCCCGATACATAGTggcttcaaatttaaataaaatccaaATTCAATTCCGTAGCAACAAAAATTCGTCTGCGTCAGAATACCATAAGGTGCGCGTAGTGCTAGAAGacgtattttttcaaattatagtaGTGTGACATTTCCAGAGATCCAAATAAAAGTAGAAAACGATGAATTATTTGCGAACCAAAGGTGGAAAATTTTTTCGTTTATCTCGCTGAAATTGTTCGCTTCGAACTGCATCGTCTTACtatggaaaaaacaacaacaacaaagaaGAGTTTAGCTTTAATAAAAACCTATTAACATTAGCAGTCAACCAGAGAGAGGTAACCCGCTAGCAAACGTATCCATACACTGTAGCCTTTTTCCTTCATTAGTAAGTCGAGTCcagttagaaaatgagtaaaaatCTAAGATATTCTACAATACTTGAAACATGCAGTACAGCTTTACATCGCGATAGGTACAATGACAAGGCAAATTTATGCGCTACATTTTAGGTGTATCAATAATactattttttcgagtttcgtAAAAAAACCTATCAATACACAATATGACAATCCAAAgtctagaagaaaaaaaaatggccgctgaatcgcagaaaaaataaaacatcattGATTAAAATGCAACACGTTTTAGCCAACACGCATTGAAGTTGTTGAAATGCATAAGCCTGAACTTTTTAGTAGCCATCTGCAACTGATTTTAATCCCACGCAAGCTCTCATTGATACTGGTGAGTCGTGGCTCACACGATAGATGGCAGCATTATCGCCACAAATATCAGCTACAAACATTGAATTTATTGACAGCGACAGGTGTCGAGATTGGAAATCGAACTAGTGTTGAAAGTATGACATCAACAATGACTGCTTTACACCAAATATTGGTGcagaaatataaataaaagttaGAATGCCCCTTAGAGGCAGCAAGGATCAAAAATATAAGATAGAATAAAACACCCCTCTTAAGGATGAAAGAATTCTTCAAcctttttataataataaaatatattattcagattttattgCATTCTTTTCCCGCTGTTTTCAACTGAGCTTTTGTTATCTCACGAAactaaaaccaaataaaaatttctcaagTGAGGAGCGCAtgtgatattaaaaaataaaacaaatctatTTCTAGCATAATGTTTACAAACCgtaacaagagaaaaaaaataacttgcctcaaaaatattgttttccttCGCCAAAGCAAGCGGTGTAGAGGTAAcaaatagtaaacaaaaacgAAAGTAAAACGTGAATCAACAGAGAATGAGTACTAGATCAGTGATTCACCACCGAACGGGAAAATCCACGGCGCCAACTTTGGAATGTTTCTCCAAAAATAGGGGAAGATTTTCGGAGAAATATTTCGTTCTTTGCCATTGACAATGGACCAGTCTATTCGATGAGTGGAGACTTGATGTTCGATTTTTCTAGTTGTTTCGCATCTTTCCGTTTGGAAAGAACGCTGCGAAAATGAGCAAACTGTCCGCACATAATTGCATTTTCACTGACACACTGTTAAACTATACTCACACATTCACCACAATACACAtacaatcaaaaattaaaaagctcCCGCTGACATTGCAGATAGCAGAAGTTGTTTAAGGCGTTTGTTGTGAACGAATTGTTAAAATAACTCAGTCCCCATACCCAGCTTCGGTTTGTGTTTTCTCATCTTAGATTTTCGATTTCATTTGTACttcactacaaaaaaaaactagaattaaCCATGACCAAACAATGAACCATGAAAAATGCTTTAACGAATAAACTTGAAAGTAAAATCGAAATCATTatattgaataaataatatttaaagaaaatgcTAACCGCTTGAAAATCAacttaacaaaaacaaaacaaccctAGACcgaaaaattaaacttatctttataataataagaataaaatttgatttgccAATCAACAATACACGATGGATGAGCACAATGAACAATGATAATTTGAATGAACACAAACGGCCACACAAAGAAATTTTGTATTACCATTTAAGTGTTGAATCAAAATCCcttaaaacttgaaataaatccTTTCTAGTGTTATGATCCAAaagtaaaaatatatatatgaatacaaaaaaaaatagaaatattcagTAGTCAACTAGAAATAACGCTGTCACCAAAAATGGCGTTAGGCTTAGGAGCGTGAAAAGATTAGCTTAAATCGATTGTAACAATTAATACCTAACAATGATTAGAGAAGCTAGTAACAGATCCAGAGTTCAaaacgttcaaattttgaaatttggggaagaatttcaaaattacaacgTTTTGCTCATTTAGCAGTAACCTATTTAGGTATAGTATATACAGTTCTTGGATTATTCACCATAAGATTCACACAGACACAATCAAAAATCACATACACTAACCCATTGCCGAGTATTcatgctttttattttttaaatgtttttaaattagaaaaatcatCGCAAATCAACACAAAAGTTGAAAGTGAATGAAATAACTGAAGCTGAATAACGGCTCTCGAAATCGAAGAGATATGAACATAAAAACTGCTTTTATTTACTGACCCCAGATTTGAGGTACACAACTATGAATAGAATGCTATCTAACTATTTTCTATCTACTTAAAACACTAAAACAATAAGAATAAAACCACAtcgcgaaaaacaaaaaatgaatttgacaAACAAAATCAAAGACTATATTCTTGTTCTATCTCCTAtttatgaaatgaaaacaaacaaaaaaaaatgcaaacaaaaacaACGCGCTGTATTCTATtcttaaagtttattttatacGAACGTtgaaacaaagta is a window encoding:
- the LOC129739398 gene encoding probable phosphoserine aminotransferase — its product is MVINFGAGPAKLPRDVLLEVQKELVDYGNSGMSVMEMSHRGKTYMKLHQDTVDLARKILQVPDNYEVLLMQGGGTGLFAAVAMNLINRSGSADYLVTGSWSAKAAKEAEKYGKVNRVVPKPEKYVRVPAAQQWKLDPNASYLYYCDNETIEGVEFDFVPETNGVPLVVDMSSNIMSRPVDIKKFGVIFACAQKNIGPSGITLVIVRKDLISTEYRLPMTPTILDFSILAKDNSINNTPPTFVIYVMGRVFAWIERQGGLQKMYQDSLTKSSLIYDVIASSKNFYYCPVESNVRSRMNIPFRVGGPTGSDALEQEFLKGAEALGMQQLKGHRSVGGIRASLYNAVTIEETKALQKYMLEFLTRNS
- the LOC129739397 gene encoding putative defense protein 3, which gives rise to MNHIMLTFGIVVAVLVTVGSGFPDGAPPDTCVKTRFNQPNHGAARSQDPQTSPFRFTASGNQYGPGTQIQVDISGHDVFRGFFLQARDAQTNEWIGDWVESANTKTIPECSSITHADNKDKERAAFIWSAPKDRQGQVYFTGTILKNYGTFWANVIAEVAAAPHYG